A single Cottoperca gobio chromosome 5, fCotGob3.1, whole genome shotgun sequence DNA region contains:
- the LOC115007857 gene encoding E3 ubiquitin-protein ligase RNF186-like produces MQSTQAPLTSVNPSHTPSAAVKQLNPVNTESLSCEEIHSGVHLSATMFLNEDLECVVCFGEYSRSGRVPRVLHCNHTFCAPCLEKLSKLEGVVRTVSCPLCRWITCTRANLTLTGSLWVNTNIWDQIAKEQHGRKQDSVWDLNYTKTDLMKSTLHSRHSGFMSTLHNMFSCVLLQDR; encoded by the exons ATGCAAAGCACACAGGCACCGCTCACTTCAGTCAACCcttcacacacaccatcagcaGCAGTAAAGCAGTTGAACCCTGTCAACACTGAAA GTTTGTCTTGTGAAGAAATTCACTCTGGTGTACACCTCTCAGCCACCATGTTTCTAAACGAAGATCTCGAGTGTGTCGTGTGCTTCGGCGAGTACTCCCGCAGCGGCCGCGTCCCGCGGGTCCTCCACTGCAACCACACCTTCTGCGCCCCCTGTCTGGAGAAGCTGTCCAAGCTGGAGGGCGTCGTCCGCACCGTCTCGTGCCCTCTGTGCCGCTGGATTACCTGCACCCGAGCCAACCTGACCCTTACCGGGTCCCTGTGGGTCAACACGAACATCTGGGACCAGATTGCGAAGGAGCAGCATGGGAGGAAGCAAGACTCTGTGTGGGATTTAAACTACACAAAGACAGATTTAATGAAGTCGACACT TCATTCAAGACACTCTGGATTCATGAGCACACTCCACAATATGTTCAGCTGTGTGCTGCTACAGGATCGATAG